From Corynebacterium aquatimens:
CGTAGGAGTCCTCGCTTTAGAAGACATCATCGAAGAGTACGTTGGCACGGTGTCCGACTGGACACACGAAGAGCACTAGGAGGCTAAGCATGGGACGCCATTCATCGCAGAAGCAGAACTACTCCCTCTCGAAGGGTCTGATCGCCCTGATCGCCGCGTTAGTTCTGATCATGGCGCTTATCGCCGCGGCCAAGTCGGGGGTTTTCGGCGGCGACGCCAATCCACAGGCTAAGGACAACTGCGTCTCCGGCGACCTAGCTTTGCCTGTCGCAGCAGCGGATCACAAGGTGGCACGCACGCTTATCGACGACTACGCGAAGTCTAATCCGGTCGTCCGCGATTACTGCGTCCAACCGGTTGTGGTGGACACGCTAGCCGAAGCTGCTGCCTTCGTGGGCCCCGACGTGGCTGTAGGCCACCAAGAAGTCGAAGCTGCTGGGCGTTCCACCACCGTGGGCGAGCTCCAACCCGCCTTGAGCGCCCAGGTCGGGCTCGCCGGCGCTGAACGCGCAAACCCCCGGGACGTTGAACTGTCCAGCGTGGTGTTCCCTGTCAACGATGAACCGGAAGCCTCCGCAGTCATTGCGTCCCAGCTCGCGCAAAACGAGCGAGCCGCCGTAAAGGCCTTGACTGATCAACGAATCCCTGGGCTCGCGGAAGCCCAGCCGGTAGCAACACAGTTCATTGCGACGTCTGAAATGGCCTCCCCTGAGGGATTCACCTTCAACCCACTCGATGGCGTGTCCGTGATCTACTCGATCTACCCGCTCAATGCGACCGAGAACATCAGCGAAGACCAAAGCCGCGCCGCCCAGGACTTCGCGCGCTTTAGTGCTGATCGCTTCGACGGGAAGGCCGATTCCCAGCCGGTAATCCCCGATCTGGTCTGGGCCGCCGCACGCCCCGCCGGCGGTGAAAACATCACCGGCGGCGAGGACGGCATGAACGATGACCGAAGCACACACGATGCCCAAGCGCAGACCATGGACACGCTTTTCGTCGTCGACACCTCCGACGGCGTCGCGGCCAACTACAACGCCCTGGCGGGGCTGGTAAGCGATGCCGCCACCAAGATCACCGAATCCGGCCACCAGGTGGGACTATGGAACTTCTCTTCGCCACTGAACCCCGGCGTAACCCAAGGCTGGCGCAACAACGTCGCGCTCACCCCTGACGCGAGCCAAGTAGCCGCCACTGTCTCTGCTTTCAACACCGCCGGCGCCCCGCAAACCCGTGAAGCAGTTCTCGCGGCGACCCAATACGCGGTGGGAGTCGGAACACCCGTACGCATCATCGTGCTCACCTCCGGTTCCGCGGACACACAAGCAATCGATGACGCCACCCTCCTCGACGCCCTCAAAACCGCCCGCGCCGCTAGCGCAGTAATCGACGTCTTCCGCGTCGGCGATCCCGTCCCCGGCGCAGTCCCCGACCAAGCCCTCTACGACGCCGCGGACAACACCGGCGGCCCGAACCTCACCTGGTCCGAGCAACTGGGCACCTTCAAAAACAAATAGACCTCAAAAACAAATAACCCCGTCGGGCACGAGACCAACGGGGTGGGCAAGCCTTGCGGCTTGTGGGGTACGAACTAGGAGGAGCGGCGACGGCGGCGTTCTGCAAGCTCGTCGAGTGCAACAACGTTCTCGTCCTCGTCCGCGGTGACGCGCTCGGACGGGAACGAGGAAATGGTGCCGGTAAGTTCCTTCACGATCTGCGGGACTGCGATACCGAACACGCCCTGGCCGCCGCCGAGCAGGTCGATGATTTCTTCGCTGCTGCGGCACTCGTAGACGGTCGTACCGTCAGACACCAGGGTGATTTCGGAGATTTCATTGATGCCGCGGTCACGCAGTTTGTCTACGGCAAGGCGGATGTTCTGAAGGGAGATACCGGTGTCCAGCAAGCGCTTAACAATCTTGAGGACCAAGACATCCTTGAAGGAGTACAAGCGCTGAGAACCTGAGCCGGTGGCACTGCGGATCGACGGGCGAACCAGGTTCGTGCGCGCCCAGTAATCCAGCTGGCGGTACGTGATTCCGGCGACTTGGCATGCAATGGGAACGCGGTAACCGACCTCGTCCGACGGCCCGAGATCAAACAAGCTCTCCTGAACCGGCAATTCGATCTCGCCGCTACCTGCGGCTTCGTTAAAGTTCCTCACGTAATTACTCCCATGAAGTTTAGTACACCCACTGCTTATTAAAGGCCATGCTAAAGCTCAGGTCAAGACTTCTGGCCGCAACACGCCGAACTCTAAAGTTCAACTTTAAGTTTAAAGTTCTTTTTCACCATTGTCATCGTGAGTAACATCAGTCTCACCAGACTCAGATTCATCTCGATCAGTGGGGCTGGTATCTGCGGGATCGAGGTTGATGTCCCCTTCTTCGACGCCGAGCGTGCGCATCAGTTCCTGGAAGTCGGCGTCGGCCTGGGCGTCACCGCTGGCGGAGTATGAACCTTCACCGTTGTCCGCGGTGGAGAGTGAGATGCCGAAGAACTCCTGTGCATCCTCTGGCGTGAGGCGAAGTGACGCTTGATTGAGAACGGCCTCATCGACTTCGATCTCAAGGTCGAAGAGTTTGGCCATCGCGAGAGCATCGCACGGTCGACAATCAAGCTCGGTGCCGGTCTCCGTTGCAAGCTCGCACATGAAGACACCCTCGTGATAACCGGTGATCTCTACGCGCGCGAGTCCCCCACCCAATTGATCAAGCGCATCGAAGAGAACCTCGAAAGTATCAGGCCGCCTCGGTTCCCACTCGTTTAGCCGGGCCGCTAGTTTGGCACCTTCAAACGGCGGCAGCCACAACGGGATGAAGCGGCCATGTTCTTCAGCATGAAGCAGGGCGCACAGAAAGTTCTCCGGGCCCACGGGATAGACGCCACACAGCGTCACCGGTACAGAGGTCATGAATGAAGTCCCCTCTACCCGAGGGTGCGGCGAAGTTCACCCATGAGAACGCCAAGGTGAATGTTCGCCAGATGGGTCGTCATTTCCTGCGCCACGTCCGCAGCGTTCTTGCGGGACCCAGTCTTACCGGAGGCCGCCACGGGGCCAGCAACTTGGGCAACCAGCCCTGCTTGCCGGACCGCCGCTTGCCGCAGCGATTTCAGGTGGCGGGCATCAATACCCTGCTTCTTTAGAGCAACGGCCGAGGTAACAATCTGGGAGTCCTCAGCACGGAAAAGACCGGACGCATCAGGCGTGATCAAGCCAATGCCCATCAACTCAGAGATGAAAGCCTGCTCAACGTGGGCTAGCTCCGCGAGCTCAGTGTCAGTGACCCGACCGCCCGCTGTAGCCGGCGACACCTCCGGTGCCGCAATCTCCTCAATCGCGGCAAGGCCCGGAGCGGAAATCCCGCCAGACAAAGCAGATGGCTCCCCCGCATCCATTGCTTCGAGCTGCTCGCGGATGACCTTCAACGGAAGGTAATTGTCCCGCTGGGTAATCAGGATGAAGCGGAGGCGCTCAATGTCCTCATCGGTAAAGCGGCGGTACCCAGACTGTGTTCGCTGGGGCGTGATCAACCCCTCGGATTCCAAGAACCGCAGTTTTGACACCGTGACGTCCGGAAACTCATCGCGCAAACGTTCAATGACCACGCCAATGGACATGGTCTTGTTGCTTGTGCGTGCGGCGGGCTGGGCCGCAGTTTTTCGGATAGCGCTCACGTGTGTTGTTGGATTCTAGAATCTAAAAGGGGGCTTAGTTGTCCTCAGCAATGAAGACCAGACGGAACTTACCAATCTGAATCTCATCGCCGGTGGAGAGCACCTGGGAGTTACGCGGCTCGCGGTTAACGTAGGTGCCGTTGAGCGAACCGACGTCCACGACCTCGAACTCGCCAGCGTTGCGACGGAACTCGGCGTGACGGCGGGAAACGGTCACGTCGTCGAGGAAGATGTCTGCCTCCGGGTGGCGGCCAGCGGTGGTGGTGTCCTGGTCCAGCAGGAAGCGGGCCCCAGCGTTCGGGCCACGCTTGACCACCAGCAGGGCTGCGCCGTCTGGCAGGCCTTCAATGCCACCTACCTTGTCGTGTGCGGTGGCGGTCGATTCCATCTCCTTCAGAAGATCCGCGCGGAAAACCGATGTGGTTTCTACCTGTGCCTCCGGCGTGCCGGTGTTCTCGCTCATTATTTCTCCTGGCTCATTACTAGATGGCTCTTCATTAAACGTCGATCAGCGCCCGAAAGGCTCCAAAGGTTCAGCTTCAAAGTTTCATACGCGTCGAATCATTAAACATCATACCGACTTCACCCGACGCTTTGGGGCGTAGTGGTCATCGGAAGATGCTCGCGATGCCAGAAATCACGGAATTGCCCTGGCCCGCCAGCGGATTATCGGAAACCATGTACGTCCACGTGGCGCTCGGGCGCTTCCATCCGGCGTCCTCCAGGTGCGCACCGTCGTGGTCAATCTTGACATCCAAGAACGTCTCCACGGCTCGGTCAACTGCCCGGTTGGCCAAATCCTTGAACTCACGCACGGCAATGCGGTGGAACTCCACGATCGGCGTTTCCCTTGCAATTGCCCGCAAGTGAATGGATTCGCGCACGTCATCCATGTGCGCCAAGTGTTCGCTCCACTCATCATCCAGGTGGAACAGCATGATCTCCCGCGCGGCTTGGTCCAGTGTGTCGCGGTCGATCTGGTCGTCGATAAGCGCCGCCGCACGTTCGGGCGCACGTTGTTCGAGCTCTTTCCACGCCTGGTCCGTATCTAACAGCTGAGCACGTCGCTTATCGACAATCTCACGGTGATCTGCCAGCAACTGGTTGTACTTCCACGTCTGCGCATGGATTTCCAGCAATTGGCCTTCGGTGACGCGCTGGCAGTGTTCAACGAAGTCCTGGACGCGTTTGGAGTCAATGCGGCCAGTTTCATCCGGACGCGCTGTCACTGACACATCTGCCCCACCGGTGGTAACAATGTCGTCTTCAAGCGAGACGAAGAACAGGCTCAGGCCCGGATCACCCTGGCGGCCGGCGCGGCCCCGCAGCTGGTTGTCCAAACGGGACGTGCGGTACCGCGACGTTCCGATCACGGCTAGCCCGCCGAGTTCGGCGACGGCCTCGTAGTCTGATTCGTCGGCTCCGCCGAGGCGGATGTCCGTGCCGCGTCCCGCCATCTGGGTCGATACAGTCACCCGCCCGATGTCACCGGCTTCTGCGACGATGCGGGCTTCCTCCGCGTCATTCTTCGCGTTGAGAACGCTGACCTTAATGTCGCGAGATTCCAACGCCGCCGCGAGCGCTTCTGATTCCGCAACGTCGTGGGTACCCACCAGAACCGGCTGACCGGATTTGTGTACAAACTCAATCTCATCGACGATCGCGGCGAATTTCTCCTCCACGGTGGCGTAAATCCGATCGGCTTCATCGAACCGCTTCAGTGGCTTGTCACGGTCGATCACAGAGACGTGCAGATCGTAGAACTGGCGCAGCTGGTCGGTTGCTTCCACTGCCGTGCCCGTCATGCCGCACACCAGCGGGTAACGGCGCATGAGCGCCTGCAAAGTAATCGAGTCCAGGATGCGACCGCCGTCGGAAACATCCAGTCCCTCTTTCGCTTCGACCGCTGCTTGGAGGCCATCGGGCCAGCGCTGAAGATCCGCCACGCGTCCCTTCGAAGCATCAACGAGGTCAATCTTGCCGTCGCGCACGATGTAGTGAACGTCGCGCGTGAGCAACGCTTTCGCGTGCAGCGCAAGGTTGACGCGAACCAGAATCGTTCCGATGTTCTCGTCCGAATAGAGGGAATCGATGCCCAGCGCCTTCTCCACTTTGGCCGCGCCCTCATCCGTTAAGAACGCGTTCCTGCGGTCAGCGTCGATCGTGTAGTCCTTGCCTTCCACCAACCTCGACACCGCGGCAGTGATCTCCCCCGTCGCTTGTTTACCGGGCTGGGACCCCGCTAGCACCAGCGGTACTAACGCCTCATCCACCAGCACGCTGTCAGCCTCATCCACTAGGGCGACATCCGCATCCGTTTGCACGGTTTGGTCGCGGTGGGTGATTTGATTGTCCCTCAAGTGGTCAAACCCGATTTCCGTCACCGGCGCGTACACGATGTCGGAGAGGTAGTTTTCCCGCCGCTTCTCCCGCGGCGTTGATTCTGTCACCGACGCCACGCTCAACCCGAAGAATTCCACCAGGGGGCGCATCCATTCCGCGTCACGGTCTGCAAGGTAGTTGTTCACCGTGATCACATGGACCCGCTTACCGGTGAGCGCGAATCCCGTCGCCGCCATCGCACCCACGAGCGTCTTACCCTCACCGGTGGCCATGTGGATCACGTCGCCCTCGAGCAAGCGCAGCACGCCCTGGTTCTGCACGTTGAACGGACGCATCCCGATCGTGCGGGAGGATGCTTCCAACAAGATCGCAAGAAACGCTGGCTTATCAACGATCTTCCCGTCGCGCACGACGTCCCTCACTGCCGCCGCCAAGGCGGCGTCGTCAAGCGAAGCGTACTTCTGCGCGACGCCCTCTACCTGCGCAACGATGCCCTTAGACTTTTTGTTGTTGCGCTCAGCAGTTGAGCCCATCGCCTTCCAAAACCAGTCGAATTTGCCCATGGGGGCCCGATCCTTCCTCCAGAAATAGGTTCTACCGACTGTACGCGTGACCTGCCGATTACTGCGAACCAGGTCGCATGATGTAATCTCTATCAAGTTACCGCGAGGACGCCGTGACGCTTTTGACGTGACGGATCTCTACGTAGCTACGGGCTGTGGCGCAGTTTGGCAGCGCACCACACTGGGGGTGTGGGGGTCGCAGGTTCAAATCCTGTCAGCCCGACAATTTTCTCCGAAGGTTTCGGGTTGCACGAGGACCGCGTGTCGAGGGCCGCCGCCCACGACCGATTCGCGAAACTTTGATTTGCTGTCATGGCACCGAAATCACGCAGTGCTGTGACCTGCGACGTTGCGGGGCCTATCGAAAGTTGGATACAAATTTCGCGAATCGCCCCATCGCGGGCGGGCGGGTGAATCGCTCCTTCCGGGTTAGGCGAGCTCCGGTAAGCCGCCCAGTCGCGCCCGGAGCGCGACCGAAACCCTCGGCTCGCGCGGAGTGAGGATGTAAGGAAATGACAATGCGCATTCTCCGAAGGTTTCGGGTTGCACGAGGACCGCGTAACCGTGTCCAGGGAATCCGTGCCGGTTGAGTAGCCGCGGCCCACGACCGATTCGCGAAATTTTGATTTGCTGTCATGGCACCGAAATCACGCAGTGCTGTGACCTGCAACGATGCGTGGCCTATCGAAAGTTGGATACAAATTTCGCGAATCACCCCTTCCGGCCCGCTACGGCTTGAGGACGACCTTGATGCAGCCATCCTCTTTCTTTCCGACGTTCTGCCTACCGCCTGGCAGGGCGTGCAGTATGCCTATGTGCCGGACGGCGGAACCTTGGCCGTGCTTGGGCTCGGCCCGATTGGCCAAATGGCCAGCCGTATCGGCGCCCACTTTGACTACCGCGTTGTACTGCGAACGCTGTGGAGCGGCCACGGCCTTATTGCAGGTCGGTGGCCAGGGGCGCGCGGTATTTCACGCCGAAGAAGTTCAGAATCTGGCGTGAGGCGAAACCATCAGCGCCGTCGAACACGATTTCCTGCGCACCGCCTGGCCAGACGTGCCGGCCGCCGTCGAGTCTGAAGTGGCGCAGCTGCGCGTCGCAGTGCACCCAGTTCTGTTCCACACCGGCGCGCGTGGATTGGCTGATGATGGGCTGCGGGTTGCAATGGTTGCGCTTCGCGGCATACTTCAGCACATCCTCCATGGCCATGTATCGACGGCCGTGGCGCTCGCCGCCACCGTATTTCATAACGGAATCATCCGTGCCGTGGAAGTCAATATGCTTGACCGGGATTGGTGTGCAGTCATCAAACACGCCTTCGTAGAAGGCAGCTGAGACAGTTGCCACGCCGGCGATCTGATGGGCGCGATTGCAGCCGATAAACGCGGCGAAACCGCCGCCATTGGACAAGCCGGTAACGAATACCTTATGCGGGTGGACCGGGAACTCCGCGATCATCTTTTCCCGTACTTGGTCATAAAAAGCTAAGTCTTGCTCCCCCGTCGTTTCCGCGTACGGTGCAGGAGCCCAGGCCTTGTTCACGCCATCGGCGTACACGACTACGGCTTCAGCAGCATCGAAGTCCGTGAACTGTTCCATGGTCTTGGCGCTGCCTTCGAACCCGTGGAACGCGAAGATAAGCGGAATCCCACTGCGTTTCTCAATCTCCGGTGGGATGGACACGCGGTAGCCCCGCTCAAGGCCACCGGCCTTGATGGTTCTAATCTCCGTGCGCGCTTCGCCCTGGTACTGGGGCTCAGGCGGGATATCTTCATCGCGGGAATTGAAGGTCTGCAGTTGCTCTTCAAGCATCTGCTCCTCGCTCACGCAGGCAGTAAGCGTGCCCAAAGAAAGGGTTGCTGCAGCAAGGCAGGACGTAAGCATTTTCCGTACGGGCACTCCCGTCATAGTAGTCCGAAACTTGGCTGGGCTACCAAGCGAGCATCGCAGGAGCTACTACATTGATCCACTATGAAACCAAGCGGCAAATCGGATCCCACGTTCAAAGACCACGCCGCACGCGCCGCAACTGGGAGCGCCTTTACGCAGGGTGCCGACAATTATGACATCGTGCGCCCAAGCTATCCGGCCGAGCTAAGTGAGTTGATTCCGCCCCGGTCCACGGTCGTGGACATCGGCGCAGGCACCGGAAAGTTCACTCAGTTGTTAACCACCGACCAGGATGCTCAAAGGACCGTGTACGCACTCGACCCGTCCGCAGACATGGTGGCGACGCTTAGGGCTAACCTGCCGTCGATAAGCGTGTGGCGCGCAACGGCGGAAAATACCGCGATGCTCAATGCCTCCGTTGACTGCGTCACGTGCGCCCAGACATGGCATTGGCTGGACCAGAAAAAGGCATTGACCGAAGCCGACCGCATTATCCGCTCCGACGGCCGCTTGGTGCTGGTGTGGAACACTTTGGATGTCACCCACCCCTGGGTGCTACGTCTCACCCGCATCAGCCATTCCGGCGACGTCCACCGCGAAGGCTTCTACCCCACCATTGATCCACCGTGGGTTCTCCACGAAGAACGCCGCATCAAGTGGGTACAGATGGTCACCACCGATGATTTGTTTCGGCTGGCCCGCTCACGCTCATACTGGCTCCGTGCCAACGAGGCGACACGCGCCAAAGTGGAGGCGAACTTGTCGTGGTACCTCTTTGAGCGCCTCGGCTTCGATCCCGGCGACCTTGTTCCGCTGCCCTACCGCACGGATGCGTTTTGCTACGTGCGCGACCGCAGTGCGTGCTGCATGTAAAGGGTGTGGTGGGGTGGCCTACCTACAACGCTGATCAATGCCGAAGAAGTCAAGCAGCACGCTCGTGGCATCACATGCCTCGCCCTGCCCGCCCAACGGCCAATAATGGCCAAGACCAGGCACCTGCATGTGGTCCACGGGAGCATCATTGCCATTGCGCTGGCGGAAAATGTCAACGACTTCATCCACAGCAACAACCATGTCGCCCGGAACATACTCGCCCCCGCCGTACGGAACGACAGAGTCAGTCACGCCATGGATGTTGGTGTACGGGACCGGGTAGTTCAATGGCCCCGCAAGCGCGACGCGCCGGGCGGAACCACCAACGGTGAACAAACCGGCAGCTGGGGGAATCTCCCCTGCCCCGAAGATGTGAAACGCGCTGTATATCGCTATTCCACCCCCGTTGGAAAAACCGACGAGGTAGATCCGCTTCAGGTCAACCGGGTACGACTCGCATGCCTGGCGCACCATCGCGCGGATGAATGCTGAGTCCTGCTCAATGGTTGTGTGGGCGTAACCGGCCGGCGCCCAGACGTTCCGGTACCCATCCGGTGCCACCACCACTGCGTCGGCGCGGTAGAGCTGCGTGACCAGATTGATAAAGCTTTCACCATGGTCACCCGAACCGTGAAAGGCGACAATCAGCGGAAGCGGCAACGCTGCGTCCGTCGCCGTGTGTGCCGGCACCTGGACGTAATAGCGCCGGCGTAGCCCGTCGACCTCACAGTGCCGATGCACGCCTCCGTGCTGATCGCTGCCCATCGCTTTTAGCCCCTACTTCCTGCGGCGCGGGTTGCGCTCACGCACGCGGACCGCGATGCGCACGGGGGTGCCGTGGTAGCCGAATTGCTCACGGAACTTGCGCTCGAGATAACGGCGGTAGCCACCGTCTAAGAATCCAGTAGTGAACAGCACGATGGTCGGCGGGCGCGTCGTTGCCATCGTGGCGAACAACAGCTTGGGCAAACGATTGTTCTTCATCGGCGGCGGGTTCGCGGCGATCGCGTCGCGCAGCCAGTTGTTTAGCTGTCCAGTAGAAATGCGGCGATCCCAGTTCTCTAGCGCCTGGATCATTTCCTGCTCCAGCTTGTGGATCCCGCGTCCGGTCTCCGCAGAAATGTTGATCGTGGACACCCAGTTCAGCGGCTCGATGTACTGCTCAAACTCACGGTCAAAGTAGTACCGGCGGTCCTCATCCATGAGGTCCCACTTGTTGAAGGCGATGACAATCGCCTTGCCCGCGTCAGTCACCATGGAAATCACGCGTTGGTCCTGCTCCGTGATCTCCTGCGAGGCGTCGATTAGCACGACGCACACCTCCGCTGCGTCAATCGTTCCACGCGTGCGCAGCGAGGCGTAGTACTCGTGGCCTTGCGCGTTCTTCACTTTCTTGCGCAAGCCAGCGGTGTCGATGAACTTCCACAGTTTCTGGTCCAGCTGAATGAGCTCATCCACGGGGTCAACCGTGGTACCAGCCACGTTGTCCACCACAGCACGGTTGGAGTTAGAAAGCTTGTTGAGCAAACTGGATTTGC
This genomic window contains:
- a CDS encoding vWA domain-containing protein, with the protein product MGRHSSQKQNYSLSKGLIALIAALVLIMALIAAAKSGVFGGDANPQAKDNCVSGDLALPVAAADHKVARTLIDDYAKSNPVVRDYCVQPVVVDTLAEAAAFVGPDVAVGHQEVEAAGRSTTVGELQPALSAQVGLAGAERANPRDVELSSVVFPVNDEPEASAVIASQLAQNERAAVKALTDQRIPGLAEAQPVATQFIATSEMASPEGFTFNPLDGVSVIYSIYPLNATENISEDQSRAAQDFARFSADRFDGKADSQPVIPDLVWAAARPAGGENITGGEDGMNDDRSTHDAQAQTMDTLFVVDTSDGVAANYNALAGLVSDAATKITESGHQVGLWNFSSPLNPGVTQGWRNNVALTPDASQVAATVSAFNTAGAPQTREAVLAATQYAVGVGTPVRIIVLTSGSADTQAIDDATLLDALKTARAASAVIDVFRVGDPVPGAVPDQALYDAADNTGGPNLTWSEQLGTFKNK
- a CDS encoding MerR family transcriptional regulator; translation: MRNFNEAAGSGEIELPVQESLFDLGPSDEVGYRVPIACQVAGITYRQLDYWARTNLVRPSIRSATGSGSQRLYSFKDVLVLKIVKRLLDTGISLQNIRLAVDKLRDRGINEISEITLVSDGTTVYECRSSEEIIDLLGGGQGVFGIAVPQIVKELTGTISSFPSERVTADEDENVVALDELAERRRRRSS
- a CDS encoding bifunctional nuclease family protein yields the protein MTSVPVTLCGVYPVGPENFLCALLHAEEHGRFIPLWLPPFEGAKLAARLNEWEPRRPDTFEVLFDALDQLGGGLARVEITGYHEGVFMCELATETGTELDCRPCDALAMAKLFDLEIEVDEAVLNQASLRLTPEDAQEFFGISLSTADNGEGSYSASGDAQADADFQELMRTLGVEEGDINLDPADTSPTDRDESESGETDVTHDDNGEKEL
- the ftsR gene encoding transcriptional regulator FtsR, whose translation is MSAIRKTAAQPAARTSNKTMSIGVVIERLRDEFPDVTVSKLRFLESEGLITPQRTQSGYRRFTDEDIERLRFILITQRDNYLPLKVIREQLEAMDAGEPSALSGGISAPGLAAIEEIAAPEVSPATAGGRVTDTELAELAHVEQAFISELMGIGLITPDASGLFRAEDSQIVTSAVALKKQGIDARHLKSLRQAAVRQAGLVAQVAGPVAASGKTGSRKNAADVAQEMTTHLANIHLGVLMGELRRTLG
- the odhI gene encoding oxoglutarate dehydrogenase inhibitor Odhl, whose amino-acid sequence is MSENTGTPEAQVETTSVFRADLLKEMESTATAHDKVGGIEGLPDGAALLVVKRGPNAGARFLLDQDTTTAGRHPEADIFLDDVTVSRRHAEFRRNAGEFEVVDVGSLNGTYVNREPRNSQVLSTGDEIQIGKFRLVFIAEDN
- the secA2 gene encoding accessory Sec system translocase SecA2, whose amino-acid sequence is MGKFDWFWKAMGSTAERNNKKSKGIVAQVEGVAQKYASLDDAALAAAVRDVVRDGKIVDKPAFLAILLEASSRTIGMRPFNVQNQGVLRLLEGDVIHMATGEGKTLVGAMAATGFALTGKRVHVITVNNYLADRDAEWMRPLVEFFGLSVASVTESTPREKRRENYLSDIVYAPVTEIGFDHLRDNQITHRDQTVQTDADVALVDEADSVLVDEALVPLVLAGSQPGKQATGEITAAVSRLVEGKDYTIDADRRNAFLTDEGAAKVEKALGIDSLYSDENIGTILVRVNLALHAKALLTRDVHYIVRDGKIDLVDASKGRVADLQRWPDGLQAAVEAKEGLDVSDGGRILDSITLQALMRRYPLVCGMTGTAVEATDQLRQFYDLHVSVIDRDKPLKRFDEADRIYATVEEKFAAIVDEIEFVHKSGQPVLVGTHDVAESEALAAALESRDIKVSVLNAKNDAEEARIVAEAGDIGRVTVSTQMAGRGTDIRLGGADESDYEAVAELGGLAVIGTSRYRTSRLDNQLRGRAGRQGDPGLSLFFVSLEDDIVTTGGADVSVTARPDETGRIDSKRVQDFVEHCQRVTEGQLLEIHAQTWKYNQLLADHREIVDKRRAQLLDTDQAWKELEQRAPERAAALIDDQIDRDTLDQAAREIMLFHLDDEWSEHLAHMDDVRESIHLRAIARETPIVEFHRIAVREFKDLANRAVDRAVETFLDVKIDHDGAHLEDAGWKRPSATWTYMVSDNPLAGQGNSVISGIASIFR
- a CDS encoding alpha/beta hydrolase family esterase, whose product is MPVRKMLTSCLAAATLSLGTLTACVSEEQMLEEQLQTFNSRDEDIPPEPQYQGEARTEIRTIKAGGLERGYRVSIPPEIEKRSGIPLIFAFHGFEGSAKTMEQFTDFDAAEAVVVYADGVNKAWAPAPYAETTGEQDLAFYDQVREKMIAEFPVHPHKVFVTGLSNGGGFAAFIGCNRAHQIAGVATVSAAFYEGVFDDCTPIPVKHIDFHGTDDSVMKYGGGERHGRRYMAMEDVLKYAAKRNHCNPQPIISQSTRAGVEQNWVHCDAQLRHFRLDGGRHVWPGGAQEIVFDGADGFASRQILNFFGVKYRAPLATDLQ
- a CDS encoding class I SAM-dependent methyltransferase; its protein translation is MKPSGKSDPTFKDHAARAATGSAFTQGADNYDIVRPSYPAELSELIPPRSTVVDIGAGTGKFTQLLTTDQDAQRTVYALDPSADMVATLRANLPSISVWRATAENTAMLNASVDCVTCAQTWHWLDQKKALTEADRIIRSDGRLVLVWNTLDVTHPWVLRLTRISHSGDVHREGFYPTIDPPWVLHEERRIKWVQMVTTDDLFRLARSRSYWLRANEATRAKVEANLSWYLFERLGFDPGDLVPLPYRTDAFCYVRDRSACCM
- a CDS encoding alpha/beta hydrolase family esterase, encoding MGSDQHGGVHRHCEVDGLRRRYYVQVPAHTATDAALPLPLIVAFHGSGDHGESFINLVTQLYRADAVVVAPDGYRNVWAPAGYAHTTIEQDSAFIRAMVRQACESYPVDLKRIYLVGFSNGGGIAIYSAFHIFGAGEIPPAAGLFTVGGSARRVALAGPLNYPVPYTNIHGVTDSVVPYGGGEYVPGDMVVAVDEVVDIFRQRNGNDAPVDHMQVPGLGHYWPLGGQGEACDATSVLLDFFGIDQRCR